In Vanacampus margaritifer isolate UIUO_Vmar chromosome 6, RoL_Vmar_1.0, whole genome shotgun sequence, the DNA window GCTTGTGTGATCGAGTAAACTCTTCAAAGAAGTCTGACTGGTAAAGCGGAGCGTATCAAACTTTGCACAGCTAAATACTGTAGCAGGCATATTAATAAGTGTCTAGACTCTGAGAGAAAATCTAAACATAagagaacattatttatttatttatatttatattatctaTAAGTAAAATGTTAGAAACATTGTTACCAGGAGTGAATAGGTAGCTTGGTGCCACTTGTTTCCACCTTGTCGACAACGTGTACGCAGGAGAAGAACGAAATGTGACTTTCTCTGCATTTGCAATGTGGTAGCagtctaaaacaaaaaaaaaagcacaagaaaAGTATGCAATTACTGTGAGCCTGTTTAATGAATACATTCATGTGTTTTGCTCACTGGGCGCAGGGAATTCATCACGTGCTCGCTCCTTTCGACGTCTGCCAAATGAATATGCCGGTGTTCCATCGCGACCGGTTTTGGTGACGTTGGAGGGGATAAAGTGGGCGGGTCCAGGTGAGATGTGTGGTTTGCTCAAGTGACATGTTTTGCCAAACGTGTAACTtggtgctttgttttttgtcggATCGTGGTTCTGAGCGCCTAGATGAAAGGGGAAGACACAGATGTTACCACTAATCATAATAATATCAGCAAATCATAttgcttataataataataataataatagattttacACAGATGCAGAGCGTATGAAGAGTTTATTTGAAGTGGGCCTTTGCATGTGGGCCTTTGCATGTGTAAAGAGTGTTAAATCTGATTCTCAGGAGAGTGTTCCTCCTATTTGAAGAACTACACTACTTGTGTTTTACCTGTGAGTGAAGGAAGGGCATACAGTGTTCTGGTGGGCCTCACCACCACGCTAACGTTAGGCTTTTCACCAGGCATGGGCTAAATGAAGGAGATATAGTAGACATGAATTGATAGCAGTATACATTAACATGAGCACATGGACCATATATACCATCCTAAATCGTGATGGTTAAgctaaatgaatggatggatattatgtGAGCAACATTTCATCTAAGGCATTTTTTATCTACACCGTAgtgctcaaagcgctttacaaaggctcacattcacgcacacattcatacaccaaAGGCAGGCTGCTGCCATGTCCATTGGGAGCAAATTGGGGTTCTGCATCTTGCTCAACAACACTTAGAAATGGTCAAGGTTGAGGACTGAACCCAcaaacttcaggttgggagacgaccacccTACTGAGCCATGATGAgccaaatgtttgtttcttctttctCATGGAATTACAtccaaaaaattattcaaaatatttattcGGT includes these proteins:
- the LOC144053447 gene encoding ciliary microtubule associated protein 1A-like, encoding MPGEKPNVSVVVRPTRTLYALPSLTGAQNHDPTKNKAPSYTFGKTCHLSKPHISPGPAHFIPSNVTKTGRDGTPAYSFGRRRKERARDEFPAPNCYHIANAEKVTFRSSPAYTLSTRWKQVAPSYLFTPGPASNMLPPVLGSKTVNIASVPSHTICGRTKIGNFTNDLAKTPGPAAYQAVDLKTYLKKSPEYSMPARKFLPPSITRTPAPGVYCPEKVTSSHLKAPSFSFGRYHSEQTIIPLTDVDRCQRSLTLI